The genomic DNA ACACGATTGCAATACACTTCCATCTCGCGCACACGTAAACCCGCATTTGTCTACGTCGCGTTTGCGTGCACACAAGTATCCTGCACACGATGTGGAACATTGTAAATATGACTGGAGTCTGCATGTGGGAGCTCAGCGGGATTCATCTCCCTCGAACACGTTGCCCAGCGGAGCAAAATGCATCTCGAAACTGCGAGGCGTCCACTGCAGAGTCAACAGAAAAACTTTTTCGCTGCTCGCTTCTGAACGCCCGACCTGAATTCTCCCTGAAAAAAGCCTTCTCGGGGTATACAGCTAACCATCTAAAAAATATACGTACACGCCTGTACGCGTATACACGTACTCTTATGTGTTCAGAAAACTGAGAACTCTGGGCTACTCTGCAGACGTGATAAAACAGTGCCTTCGAAATGCCTGCCGAACACCACGCACAAAGCGAGCCCCAGAACTCTCTCCTCGAAGACACACTACAGTCATCCCCGTACGTAGACAAGCTCCttcatttatatatatatatatatgtatatacatactgGATACAACATATCTATTGCATttctgcgagagaaacatATGcgtatttatatatgtatgcatatatatggCGACAGATTAATGTAGTAAAACCGTATATCTGCGCTCGATGCAATTCCGCGCAAAAGACAGAATTGTGACTACACTGGAAGGATCGCACGCCTCCAGTCGTTCCCTTTTTTAAAGAAGTATAGTTCCCCATCCAGCTGACTGGCCAGATGTCAATGCATTCATGAATACCGTGTTACGGCACTACCCCGTACAGACCGCCGCCTCGTGAAAAAGATGAATGCATGCGAGGCGAGATCGTGTTGAGCAGTGTCATCAGAATGAGCCGCTGTTGAGTGACGCATTCGCCTGCAACCAGGAGTGTTTCTCCATGTTTCCGAACCTGGCAAGAAAGCGGCACACAACAGAAACACACGATGGATTTACAGAGAAATGCGCTCATCGGCGCCCTCGCTGCCATTGCTTCAACACGTGCGGTTTCCTGCTTATTGCTTCTTGCGTTGTTTGAAGCCGTCTCGAGTGAGTTTTTCTCCCTGCGCCACGTTTCCTATCTTTCCCACCAATGCTCGTTCCTCTTGACCCACAACGTCTACGCATAAACGTGTAAGCACACTGGGTGctcgcatatatatatatatatatatatatatatatattgatgcGTGTGTGTATCGCAGCATGTATCTTTACGCAAATATATTTGCGCAGAAACCGAAGCATGCAGGACTCGATACAACTTTGTTTCTTATTGGGTTCCTCTTGGGCTTACCGCTTCCACAAAACAGCCGCAGCGAAGGCTCCAAAGTACGGtgcaacagagaagaggaggaagaaagagaaccaCGGGGATGCAGTGGCACAGGCTTCATCGAACTCGAAGAGAAtctccccgtctccttcttctctgtctaaAATCTGGATTCCCTCGacatcttctctttctggcaTGCCTGGTGGGAGCAGGAACGTGGGAAGGCCGCCGACTTGTTCACTTTCCTCGTCGAAGAATTCCGACGCGCTTGCAGGAAGTGACTGACCATCTTGCTCACTcgctcctgttctctttacttcccttttctccctctcgacGTCGAGCAAAGACAACGCAACCACAccagggaggcgaggacccgcggaggcagaagcaagagaaggaacagaggaggcagcggtTGAGGGAAGCGCGGACGAGTTGCTTGAAGAGACcacacgagaagagacgacacCCGGCGGTCGCGACGCAGTCTCtgccggagaagaggaagactcCAGCTCGATGAACGTTCCGTTCTCTGCCCTCGCGACAGACAGTCCCCCCAGCTGCGTGCTGCCGTCTGTATTTCCCGCTTCGTTCTTCGCCCCTGCCACGCGGGGCGACGCCTGCTGGGGGTCTGCTCCAGGTGTGCGGACAACACTCACATCCCCTCGAGACCGACGGCCAGTTGCCGAGACGGCTGTGACCGGACCCGGCGTTTCTGAGCTCGCACCAGATCCTCGTTGGGCAAAAAAGAAActcgcggcttctcgccgagCGCAGTTCGACGTGTACGCGATAGCCGGATTGAAGGCCGAccgagaggcaggcagagagaacgcgagaagaagcaggaaaaaaggaagagccACAGCCCAAGCTGGAGGCTTTCCAGGGTTGTTTTGTGGCGCAGACGCTGGGACGAGGGgatcttccttctttccggaaaaaaggaaaggtcgggagaaaaaggagcggcgcagagaagaagacacggaagaagCAGCAACGTGGTCGCCTGGCGCTCCGTCGACACGGCGGCGGCTTGAGTTTAGAGAAGACACCTCTTGGCGAGAAGTtcggaaaaacgaggagagcgcAATGAGCTGAAGAACCGCTGCGCCCTGTAGGCgccacaaacacacacagaacgCAGACGTCTCCAAAAAAGTAGAATCCGAGATTCTGTATTTTTACATGTAAGACTAATAGAACCACAGCTCATCCGTAAGACTACGCGGGTCTCCGCAACTCAAGTTCACcggttcttcctcgcggcagccccccccccccccccgcctctccagcCTAGGGTGGGAGTTCGCAAGCGCAATGAGCGACTCTTCCGtggttctctctcgactCCTCTACTCAAGGACGTGCACATATCGCTATACCCGAGAcgccgacgagagaggcgtaTCGTTTTCGTCGAGATACACAACAGCTGAGCCCCGGAGAGCTGGAGCTACCTTTGGGTTCAACACAGGCATCCGCACACGCACACTCTCACGCCGCCGCGCACGCAGCTGCTGGTGGAAGCCAAGATTCCAGAACGGGTGCTCCTCTTTCTTACCATGAGGCATGCGCCCAGAGCTTCGGTGAGAGCTGGCCAAGCCAGGTGAGGGCCGAAAAGGAGATCTTCCTTGGCTGCAGCCTCCGCGCTTTGGCGATCAAAGGGAAGGACATAGAGAGCGAAGAATGCTCCGGCTCCTGCCGCGAGGTAttggagacagacgaggaggTTGATAGAGAAGCAATTCATTCGCGAGACGTCGCAGCGACTGCCAGTCGAGGAAggtgaagagcgagagagcgcgatgTACCCAGCATAGAGGAAGGCTGGGTTGCAAAAGAAACCTGCAGAAAGAACAGatcgagaagcagagaaacgtggAGACCTGCCAACCTACGCAGCAGTGTGTAACACAGCACGCGCCGACATCGACAGCACGGCGCCCTGggcgtgtgtgcatgtcgGAATTTCTGCGTGTAGATATGGATACCCTCCACTGTGCTTCTCGCACCGCCTccttccgtcgtctccagtttccctcctcttcgtgtTCCAGCCGCTGCGCCGTTCCGCCGTTCTCcatctctcgtttctctccgaaCTGAGCCGCGCGCCTCCCCTCCTGTGTCCctctgctttcctgtctcttccgggGTTTTCTCTGGCTGAGAGCTCATGCACGGGCTGGTCGCCGTCTGTTCTAGCGTCGCAACTCTCACCTAGGACAGCCCCGACCGCGTAGAGGAGCAGCGCGAGCCGTGCTGCGAGGCCCCAGCCAGTAAAGACCGCCTCTGggccgttctcgccttccccggcCGAGTTTGACCCCAGACTCGCAGCGCGGGCCGCCGCAtgcacgaagaaggcgacggcgaatGTCCCAGCCATTTCTCCCACGCAGCCTCGGAGAGTCAGTCCCGCGACCAAACTGTCGGTTGGGAGCAGCTTGTTTGAGGGCAGCCACGAAGCGGGCCCGGAGGGGACGGGCACAGCCAGTGGAGCGGAACGCGACGACGGCACCTGGACCAGATCTCCCAGATCGTGTTCAGTGTCGCCTCGCGGGAGAAAATACGAGTGATggaagaggagcggcgagagagacgccggatggaggaaaacgcggcgTGCGGCGGCGCGGAACTTTCCAAAGAGGCTCCGGAGCGACGTGTTTTCTCCAAAGTCGTCTCCCACATCCAGAGGTTTGCGGCCGCGCGCACTGTCCACAGCGGAAGGGGACGGATACTGCACTCGGTTTTTCGGAAAGCACGGTTCCTCCCAGTTACCTTTGTACGGAAGGTTGTCTGTCGATACATCTGGAGTTCCCACAGACGACGCCGGGGACGAAGGGACTGTGGAAGCCGAGAAGGAGCACGCGGCAGATCCGCGCATGAGCAGCGGTCGcacctcgtcctcgctctcgaaACCCTCGATTTGGCCCTCCATCTTTAGAGAGTCGCCCAACCGGTATCTTGCGTTCAGCTTTgccgaaaaggcagagaagactgCCTCCTACCCAAGACACTTCCCACCGGCGCTCACAAACCCATGAGGCTCTCCGCTTGAAACTAGCGCCGAAACCACTTTGCGAATCCGATCGACAGGTACGTTGCGGGCGGTCCTATCAACGCAGGAAAGCGGGTCTCTCTCAAGGCCCCGGGAGCAGCTCTCTCGGAACGGTACAGAAAAACCAAGAATGCTGTGGATGGGGTCCCTCTGCAGCATTCGTCGAAAGCCTTCACAAACAGAGCGTCTGTCGAGGGAGTGGACAGGcactctctgtcgccttgcACGGCACACAGTCAGGGCCCGTGGTTGGGAAGCGCGTTGCTGCCATCCAGagtttccccgtctccccttcgGAAAAAACCTTTGCATGAAGGGAACAAGTGAGTAGGGGctgaaggagagagtcgTCGATGTGGGAATACCATGCACGGTCTACCGTCGGCACAACGACCACACTTGTGAGTCGATGCTTTGCGCAAGGCCACACTTTTGACGGCTCTTTCTCCACGTGTTCCCCCCAAAGGGAATGACGACTTGGGGGGAAATGGAACGTAACACCCACCTGCTTCACGGATAACGAAATGGaactcgtctctcttctcacaCTTGGCCGAGAGGGGGGACGCAACAGGCTTGCTTAGACAATCCCAAAAGACACCCGCCCTCCCGAGAGAGGACGCCggacgaaaggagacgccgcgaatTCCCGAGAAATGAAACGGATTTCGTTTCTGCAAAGAAAACCGACTAATAACAGTTCGCATACGGGTGTCTTTTTGCGCGTTGTGAAAAACCAGTCGCTGCTCTCAGGACGCGACTCTCGGCAACGCTGTCGTGGACGACATGCATCGCCGTCTTCGGTCGGTGTGTTCCCCAGACAAatggacaggagagacaggtcACGTATTCGACGGAATGGccggaaggaaagacggacGAGAGTCCTGACGGGATTCAATGCTCACTTTTTACACACAAGAAGTCGATTCCTTTCCAGAATTGGCCCAATcagtctccttctcctccgcgtGTGCTACACtgacgaggcggcggccgTGCCACGCGCTTCCAACGATCTCTCAAGCGCCTGATGCAAATGTCTCTGTCGTGGATGGAGGAAATAAAGGGAAAAACTCGCGACCTCGCAACACGTGCGATACGGGCGTGAATGCCCTGTGCAAAAACGCGTATGCGTTGGGGAATAGATGAACAAACAGTCGAGTTTGCCAAAACGTAAGGAGATagcagagaaacaggcaaCCGCGCACTCCGGTTCGGGACCTGCCTCAGGGCCGGATCTGATGCTCAGCCAAGGCGGCGCATTCCGGTCATTCCTTTCCGTCAAAAGCGAAAGACTACGATTCAGAAGAACACCGAAGGTGAGGCAGTATGGACGGTGTCTGTGGAAGCTACAGCTCTGGACGCGTAGACACGCCAACGAACATGCAGTCGGCACCCTGAGGTTGAGCGGAGGGTTCCACACCGACAAATTTTCGAGAATCTCAGTGGGCAACAAAAAACGCCGCCGTAGAGGCACACAATGTGTGCTCGAGAGCGTAGTGAGACGGGCCGTGTTGCCTGGTCAGACACTCATTTACTCCAGATGCGAGGTGAGCACTCAGTATCCAGAGGGACTTGTCCACACAGGACTGGGACTCCCGCAATCATCGAGCGAACGTTCCTGCTGGGCACAGATGCGACTTCAGTGGAAGATAAGCCTCGGATTTCGACAGCGGTACCACAGATTCGACTTGACACAGCAGGGTCACGCCCCGCTGCTGTCCATCGTAGTTCGCACTTTTCCGCTGACTCGGGCGCTAAAGGAAATACCACGTATATACAGGTCCATGGAGTGTTGCCATGGAAGCGATACGTTCCCGAAGGGAACGAGACGGTGATGCCACTGAGCCTTGCCAGACTCGGGCGAGTAGCGCAAAAGATTTGTCTCTTCTGACCTGTTGTTAGGTGACAACCGCATCCCACGCGTCTACGTAGAGCGCAACCGTAGAATAACTGAGAGTACGTGTAGGCTCGGAAGGAAGAACACGATggaagacaagacagagaaggatAATCTCAAATGGGCTGAGAGTCAGTGTAGGCCCGGAACGCGAAGGAGTGTTCCCATCTAACTCTGCCTTTGTCAGCCATGCCGGCCGTTCCCGAAACCAACAAAGGTTGTCCAGTTGGGGGCTGAAACAACGAATACGCCCTCACCTAGGACGATGGGTTTTGTGTTGCTATACAGTGGTTGGAGAGTGCTGGAGAGGTTTGAATCGCGTTCTATACCCCCTGGAttctgctctctctgacACATACCGCgcgcgaagagcgaaaagTGCAGGCGTTTGGACGACCCAAGAGACGCAACGGCGCTTTTAAGCCGCAGCACGCTCGGCGCGGACGCGTTTTTTGTGCGGAAGCAGGCATTGCGTGGTTTTACGTAACTTCGGACACACGCGTTAAGAATGATGCCTACGTCCACTAAAACGAGTATCGATTCTGCCCGAGCTGCCGCACCGTCAACCGTGCTTCGACGTGTGTGACGCTAACCGAAATCCCGTTTCTTTCAGCGGGGCTGTGGAGCTCACGAGGAACGTTGCCTGGTATCTGTTGTGTAGCCTCGCTGCACATTCATAATCGTGTCTTCCCGAACTCCGAGAAGATGAGCACTTGCCACGAGAAAGCTGGGACGTGGTTTACGGCTGCGGCGGTCCTTCGTTTTATGCCGAGCGTCGCGACGAATCGACGTCACGCGACGTTCGCCCCGCGCAAAAACGTCGTCCGGGAGTGTGGCCTCGACGtcgcgcgcggcgacgcgcgcgcgagaggaccGGCATGAGAAATCGTCCTCGCTTTTTGAGAGGAACAGCGGACACGGGCGATTTGAACAGAGAGGTCAGCAGCACGTTTCCTGACTGAATTTCACGGGTTACGGGGTTTATAGTCTCGAACCACTTTCGAGGAAGCAGATGTGTGTTTGGTTCCCCGGTAAGCCGTTTTTCGGCGTCACACTTCGATGCGGGTTGGCTGAAGTGACGCCAGTTTCTGCGAGACCGACtagctttctctctctccgactCCTTCCACAGACCGTCGCGGTCAGTTGTGGGATCGTCGCGGTTCATTCACGTCAAATGCAGCATACCAGACATTCCAGGATTTGTCGTTAAAAGAGTCCAGTTGTTGTATATCTTCTTCACTCGACAGCGATCCCCGTCCGCTGTGCCCAGTGTGTAGCTCCCCGGCAGAACTCTCTGCTGTTGCATCTTTTGCGGCCTTTTCCCCCCGGCCGTGCCCGTGACTTCACTGTTTCTGCGCACCAGTTCTTCGAGTCTTTCGGTGCCTTTCTGCTGCTTCGGTCGCGAAAAAATTTCGGCGTGGACGCGACACACCATGGCGGCTGGCAACCAAAATGGGCCGCCTagcgccgcgcctcccgcgggCGAGactccgctttctctcacTCAGTCCACGTCGCTTCCGGCAGACTTCATGAGAGGGGTAGCGCAAGAATCCACTCTGGGACGAGGGATGTCAGCACCCGCTAGCCATCTCCACGCGGGTCTGCGGCCGTCGACGGCTCCAGCAGGAACTCCCGGGACCGGAGCGCCGCAGCCTCACTCGGCGTTTGCTCCGGTGACGGCGATGGCAGCTACGCCCCACGGCGCGTCAGGCGCTCCTCTCGCATCTGTAGGACATCTACCCAGTTGCTTTGTAGATGCTTCGAACTTCCAGTCTATGCAACTCCCACCGGCAGGCGGCAGTCTCCCGGCAGACGCCGAACTGCTTTTGAAGCCTTCGGCGCAAAAGCCAGAGTACCGTAAAGCTGACGGAGCGCTGGTGAcggcgggggagaagaaccACCTTCGAATCCCCACGACCTCTACTGTTTGGACGGGGCCTTTGACGGTGCCGGAGACCGTCACGAAGCACTACGTCGCGGCGGCTTCCGTGAATTCCCAGGCTCCACCTGCTCCTCGATGCACAACCACACTTTCGAGGTCGTACATCGTGAAAGGCAACCCCTCTGTCTACTGCGCAGAACTCTCAGCCGACCGGCTGCTACCCATGAGAGAAGTGGATCACTTCACTTCGGTGTGCACTGTCCCAGGACCCGTGTACGACCTACAGCCGGTGAGTGGTATAAAGACGTGTGGCGAGAAACTCTCTCGGAGACGAAACTCTTGCCTCCTTCAGCGACGTTCCATTCAGGTCCCGTTCCCGAGCCCCCGAGGCAAGGCCATACACTGTTGGGCGCGCTGGCGACCTCGATCAGTGTCGGGCCTCACGAGTCAACCAGCCTCGGCTCGTTGAAGGCTTTCACAGCGGCCGGTCCACCTCGCACCCCAACACAGACTCTCGAGCGATGCACACTTCTGCAGGGAAGACGagccgcgcacgcgcgcgtcCGGCGCGACGCAGGGTTGACGGGGAGGGCAGAGACCAGATGCACAGCACCCTCCTcgctttttgtgtgtgtgcctgaAAGCGAAGCCGATGccacgcgtttctttctgcaGGCACCCCTCGACGTAGCGTAGCCTGCCCGCGGGGATGGCGATGTACCGCCTGCGAAAATATGCTTTGTCGCTGGAAAGGCTAGCACGCGACGGTCCACGTGAGTTTCAGGTCGTGCCTGCTGGCTCGTTTGTGCGCTTTCGGTTGTCCTCAGAACGTGGATCCGCGCTCTGCTGCCACCagacgacgacggcgccGAAAGATGCGAGGCTGTGGAGACTGTGCCTTCTGTGAGGACTGCGCCATCCCCTTTATGGATACTGTagtcggctgtctctcggccattcttctctcccagGGCGGAGATGCAGCTGGATCGCTGCTCCATGGGGACGCGGGTTCTTATTACCCAGCGGGGTACTATGACATGATGCCGGGGACTCCTGGTCCCACAGTCGACACCTTCTGCATGGACTGTGGAGATATTTTCAGAAGCGAAAAGGTGGATGGGCGCCTGTTTGCTGACATGCTGGCGAAGCGGGATCTTTCCAGCTACACTgcaacgaagagaagaaccgaAGACGAGGAATCGGGGAAAATTCCTCTGCCGACGTTCCCGTACGCCCCTCCACACCCAACGGAGTCGTCCAAGGGGAGAAAAGTAAGTTCAGAAACGAACAGATCCTAGAGAAGCTGGCTACCTCCCGCACTTTTTTGCCGATTAACGCTTCGTCTTGTTCGATGTTTCCTCGGGGAGGCTCGCTTGTAGAATCGCTCTGCGAAATAACTTGCTCACATCGTTGATGCGTCTTCAGGCTTTCGCTGCGTCTAACCCAGCTAACCGTCTCCACCTGGATGCCCCGCAAAAATTCGCGCTGTGCGTACCCTCTGCGAAATCGTCAGCTGCTCGATGTGCAGTTCAACACCCACTCACACCGGTTTCTTTGCCTGCCTGCAGCCCGACGGAAACGAAACTTTATTCGAGTGGAAGGCTCGGGAGTCCGAGAGCCGGCAAGGCCACGAATTCGCGTACccgaaggacgagagcggGCGCGTCGCGCTCCCCGCCTTCAAGTTGGAGGAGAAGGATAAGGGATTGAGGGGCATCCACAAACGGGCATGACAGCACGTGGCCTGTGGCGCCCCGACTCCTGCTGCGCAGGACAGGGATAATGTAGCACAGAATCTGTAGGCAGCGGTGAACTGTTTTCGCTGGGCGTTAAACGCTGTCCTAGTCTTGATTTTGATTCTCTCGGCGCCTGAGACCAGGCGGCACAAGGTGTGAGACTTCACCGAGGGTTTTGTCGCACGGAGCAGGGCCGGGATCGGCAGGGGGCTGTGCTAGACAGGGGTGAGGCCGGTTCTTGTAGTTTTCCTACCCCACGGTGTATGTGCCGGTACGAACCGGATTGTCCCCTCGTCTCGAGGCACGTGCAGCCTCGCGCGGAGCGGCGGCCGGAAAAGCGCCCTCGATTTGCGCTAACGCAGGTGATGAGACTCACTGCAGTGAGACTTTTTTTCCGCGACGTCGTGAAGCGAACGTAGCTAGATGGCCTTCGCTGCATCCAAAAACCCGCCATGCTTCAGAGGGCGAACTTTGTCAGCCGTGATCCTCGGCCTCGGAGCGTGTGCCGTCCTCGGGGGATTCTTCCACTGTCACGAGTTTTGAAGACGCTTTAATAAATTGCGAAAACTGATGTCTGCAAGGCGAGCGAAATCGCATGCGTGCGGGTTCCTCAGCGCGGAACGCGGTCGCCAGTCATAAACGTTGCTctggcgaagcgagagaaaaatcTTCAACAGCTTGCATACATGCGCGCTCGGCCACGTCTCAGCTTGGTTTTACGGTTCTCCCCCACGCTGTGGAAAAGCGGTGCAAAGCGCCTGCTCTTCCACAGATGCCCCGCCAGAGACTTGCCACTGCGGATGCGCAGTAGAGCGTCTTTTGGACGGAACTGCTAGACGTTTAGCGTTCCTCACTGCGTTCTGAACCTCTCGGACTCTCTCAGCAACTGTAGAGAAGTACGATCAGCCACCAAGCGCCACGCAGAtcccactgtctcctctccctggTCTCTCAACTCTGACGCCtccccgcctttcttccACGAATTCCCAGTCTGTGGTCTCAGAGGAATCCTTGCTCGGAGAATGGAGACGCCCCGACAGCTATGGGGAATGGGAGGGCGAAACGCTAAAGCAGCTATTCCTGCGTACGTTTGAAACGTGACAAAAACGCCTCTGGACAAACGCGCACGCGCAACAGGCCGCTGCTCGTGTGTGTCCGGAGGGATGCGCGCGAGAAATCGCGGAAAGCGACACTGAGACGTTTTGTTCGTTCGGTCCGTGTTCACTCCACGCGTGTGTCGAGACCACCTATACAGAAAGGGTATTCTACCAGTGGGAAGGGGTTGCCGGCGGTGGGCCAGAGAGAGGTGTCTCGCtgcgtttgcttctcgtTCGAAGCGCAttttgcctctttttcgttttcccggAAAAGGATTCCGAAACTGCCGCTcccacacacgcacaacTGTATaccggagacaggaggacCAATATACGTAGATGCACTGTATACGATTGTAGTCGGAATACGCCCATGCACGTGGAAGCACATACCTGGAGCTTTTTTACAAGAGCGGTGCGTGTATGTACCGATTCGCACGCAAAAGCACAccacacgtgcatgcagggcGCTTCTACGTGGATCTTTGAAGCGGGTGTGCAGCGCAGGTGAGAGTTCGGCGCGCTTCGATGGGCGCAGCGACGCGCGTTACGCGGGAGTGTCGCAAATGAGGCGAGGGGTGACAGTGGGAGGAAGCACAACAACGACATGAAGAAACAAATCCATACACGACGCATTTTTCCAGAGCCAATAGAGCGGCGTCTCGAGCAACGGTTCAACGCCTTGAACGAGGACGCGACAGCCTCGAGAGCGATACAGC from Neospora caninum Liverpool complete genome, chromosome VIII includes the following:
- a CDS encoding putative mucin, whose product is MAAGNQNGPPSAAPPAGETPLSLTQSTSLPADFMRGVAQESTLGRGMSAPASHLHAGLRPSTAPAGTPGTGAPQPHSAFAPVTAMAATPHGASGAPLASVGHLPSCFVDASNFQSMQLPPAGGSLPADAELLLKPSAQKPEYRKADGALVTAGEKNHLRIPTTSTVWTGPLTVPETVTKHYVAAASVNSQAPPAPRCTTTLSRSYIVKGNPSVYCAELSADRLLPMREVDHFTSVCTVPGPVYDLQPNVDPRSAATRRRRRRKMRGCGDCAFCEDCAIPFMDTVVGCLSAILLSQGGDAAGSLLHGDAGSYYPAGYYDMMPGTPGPTVDTFCMDCGDIFRSEKVDGRLFADMLAKRDLSSYTATKRRTEDEESGKIPLPTFPYAPPHPTESSKGRKPDGNETLFEWKARESESRQGHEFAYPKDESGRVALPAFKLEEKDKGLRGIHKRA